The sequence atagatatcaaatccctaaatgtgcctgatttggtttgttttatCAAGATCAGTGGATTATTCCTTGCATAAACTATGAATCATAAAATACACTATCTTGCAATAttaaagaaggggggggggggagtctgtgATGGGTAATGggatcttccctgacccatactgcatcctttCATCAACTTTCCTTGAAATGCCTCCATGCTGTACCTACCAAAGACGTTCAACACCGTGTAACAGTGAAGAAGCCAGACAATAAATGGAGAAAAAACTGCGTCACGCCGCCATTTCATGCGTCGGTTAAAACCTTCCCCTCCCCCCACTGCACTGCTCTTAACTTCATAGTTCTTGTACTGGAGAGAATAAACTACCGGACTTAATCTGTATGCATTTTCGCACtataaaaacacatatatatttatgcaCATATTTCGAGAAATATTAACGCACATATGACAGTCACGGTATTAGCCTAGCTAACGCCAGTAAATGGTAATGTTAGCTAACCTTAGAAAACTCGATGTTAACAGATTAACATGGATTCATAGATGTTGCTTAACATCACTGGCAAATAAAACAATTAGTCTACATTGTCTAACTCCAACTATGACCACATTTGGTAAGATTTAATAACTTTTACCTTGTAGAGAGCTCCTCAGATCCACCCGAATTCGTCTGACGCAGGTGAAAAGATGGCGGACCCTTGATTCTTCTGCTGATCTCAGTGGGCGTAGTTTCGGAGAAACATAactattttcttaattcatAACATGACTAAGTCTTATATATTTGACATCTCTCAAGATTGAAAGAGTTCTACATGATTAATATAAGTTCAGATGAGAACCATATATTAATCATGTCTTTTATACTaaatacatatatgtaaataattgAACAACCccacttttcctcttttttcagTGTAAGCTCTGCATTTTATCAACATTGTCAGTCCTGGTTTATTCTTTATCTGCCCACATCATTATAAACAACATTAACAGTTGCTCGATAGATTCCAGTGGTAATCATTAACTCCCCTGATCAGTCCATCTACAGATATAAAAGTGAGAAGTATTCCTGACCTCCACCAACAACAAGATCAAATTAATTCAAACCCTAACGTTGTATTTAAAGGCCAAACccaaacttcctcttctctatATAAAACATAGAGCTTTAGAAGCAACTTCACTTTAGAGGATTTACATAACCTTTTATCCTGTGGTCCTCAtcagtatataaataaatgagtgCGTGTATGTGAACACTTTctacccccacacacacacgtctcctctCACTCATAAACTTCTTTAGATTGCTCCATTGATCTGACGTGGAGAATCCCCTGATGTGCTCATTTCATTTACGATGGATAATTAATTTCCGTTGATAAATTAGCAGCAGCGCTCCCTCTCCGCTCATCCCTTTGATGTGAGCAGGTTTTCCGATAACAATGCAATTTATCTTATTTGAACGGGATTTAACGAGTAAATGGGATTTGCCTCTTACCTCAAAATTTCACTTAGAGGGCTCCGGAGCTgaagaaagagggaaaatgaGAGGTACGGAGGCATACATTTCTATAGCGTGGCAGATGTCGCCTAGTTTTACGCATATAAAGTACTATGTCAGAGGAAAAAGAATGTATTGAAGTTTCTGCATTTTAGGGTATATATggtaatatttaatatatttatctgTGATGACTGATTGGAGTACACAAAATGTCTCATATGTCCTTTTCTACATACTAATATGTCCTTGCCTCTTTATCTCTATACAAACATGTCACTCCCTCTTTACCTCTATACTAATATGTCCTTACCTCAATGCCTCTATACGAATATGTCCTTACCTCCTTACCTCTTTACCTCTATACTAACATGTCCTTACCCCATTACCTCTATACTAATATGTCCTTACCTCAATGCCTCTATACTAATATTTCCTTACCTCAATGCCTCTATATGAATATGTCCTTACCTCTTTACCTCTATACTAACATGTCCTTACCCCATTACCTCTATACTAATATGTCCTTACCTCAATGCCTCTATACGAATATTTCCTTACCTCCCTACCTCTATACTAATATGTCCTTACCCCATTACCTCTATACTAACATGTCCTTACCCCATTACCTCTATACTAATATGTCCTTACCTCAATGCCTCTATACGAATATTTCCTTACCTCCCTACCTCTATACTAATATGTCCTTACCCCATTACCTCTATATTAATATGTCCTTACCCCATTACCTCTATACTAATATGTCCTTACCTCAATGCCTCTATATGAATATTTCCTTACCTCCCTACCTCTATACTAATATGTCCTTACCCCATTACCTCTATACTAACATGTCCTTACCTCTTTACCTCTATACTAACATGTCCTTACCTCTTTACCTCTATACTAACATGTCCTTACCTCAATGCCTCTATACGAATATTTCCTTACCTCCCTACCTCTATACTAACATGTCCTTACCCCATTACCTCTATATTAATATGTCCTTACCCCATTACCTCTATACTAATATGTCCTTACCTCAATGCCTCTATACGAACATTTCCTTACCTCCCTACCTCTATACTAATATGTCCTTACCCCATTACCTCTATACTAACATGTCCTTACCCCATTACCTCTATATTAATATGTCACCACCTCATTACCTCTATACGAATATGTGCTTACATCCTTACCCTATACTAATATGCCCTTACCTCCTTACCTCTATAATAATATGTCCTTACCTCCTTACCTCTATACGAATATGTCCTTACTCCCTTACCTCCATACTAATATGACCTTACCTCCGTACCTCCATACTAGTATGTTCTTAGATCCACACTAATATGTTCTTACCTCAATACTAAAATTTATGATCCTTATATGTCTTATAATAATCAAATTGGGGTTCGTCCATCAGTGTTCAGGCGTTAGGTCAAGCTGTCAGGTGTGATGATAATAAGGAAAGGAATTTTTCcaaaacaatataaatcaaTCAGTAACAatttaaagttaaagaaatCATTACCCGCAAGTTAAAAGTTTTAAATCATATTGTCAGCAAAGGACCTAATTTACCTGCTATCCCTCAAACTGATTAGTAATTTCTTCCAATTTGGTGCTGTCAGTCACTTTGCAGAAGTGTATGTCAAATGTATCAAATGATGGACATTTCATATCGGCACATAACCTTATATACGctgaacacagcaggaacaaGCCCCATTAACTTCCATGACACACATGCCCTCCAGGTCAACAGACTGTTTTCTCAGCCCGGGGcctggttgaaaaaaaaaactgtgattgagTACCCTAACTTTTATGCTGACCGTGGGTAATATATACATTCGTATTATTAAACAGGCACTGCAATTCTTGATGCATTCATCGTTTATCCTTACATCTGGAACCACTTTGACTCAGTTGTTTCCCTTCCCTACCCATGGTGCGGAAGTATTTTTTAAAGCGTAATGGGTCAAATGACTTCAACTAATGTAAAAGGAGTCGTTCATTGTCATAAATCCACAGAACGTAATAAACCCTCATCATTAAGATTCCCTCTCGCTGTCAGTAGCGACCTTGTTCACAGCTGTAAcaggcagctgttttcagtAAAAACGTTTGCAACTAGATACTGAACACAGTGGAGCCTTTAACAATACAGCTCTCAAGAGATGGAGAAGACCACAACAAAGCTATGAATATTTGACTTATGTCGATCGGGCTGACATAAATACGACTCTAAAACGAAAGCTAATGCTGATGTTCTGTGTCTATAATCAGTCAAATTTGTTTGTTAGTGGCCATAAAAAATTACTTATGCAGTGTTAAGCATCTACTGCGTATTTAACCATCATTTTCATGTGGCTACCCGGCTGCTAACATGCAGCTACTAGCGTGAAACTATACGAATCTGCATTTGTGGTTGTTAAATGTATAAACATGATTTCTGATTAACTGTAACAATTaggatgtttttttcagtttccaaTCAAACAGctgtccatccgtccatccatccatccatttcctACTTATCTCAGTTTGCTACTGTGTCAACATCACCCCAAGCAAACTCAACCTATGGGCAGGATTTAGAATTTCAAATCATTCCTTGGTTGAAATAATCCGTTAACTGTCACATGCTCTTCATTAAGACATCACTCTTTCTTATCTGCCTGCAGATGTGTTTGTTGGAGTGTGAGGGTCACGTCTCCGCCTCGTTCACATGGGAGGTGTGCAAACGGGCTGTCAAACTGTCACAGCATCCTCTGTTTCCTGAGGGGGGCGCTCTATTCAAGAGAACGGGGGAGGAGCTGGAGTTGACCCCTCTTGACCTGAACTCTGAcagtgagctgctgcaggacgagATACCACTCGAGCAGCGCAGTGTCGTCTATGACTCATCCCTGCTGGAATCGTCTGAGGACAGGGAGGGCCTTCAGGGGTTGGGTCTCAGTCTGgtggatgaagagatgaagttgagggaggagaggaacgtGGAGAGCGACAGCCAGCTAGATGTGGATGAGGATGACAGCTCAGAGGCGGCCGTCAACTTATCCAAGCGCTTTGGTGGCTTCCAGAGAGGGCGCCACGGATACAGGAAGCTCATTGGCTCACCCATAAGGCCCCTACAAAAGCGCTACGGCGGGTTCATAGGCGTCCGGAAATCTGCACGCAAATGGAACAGTCAGAAGCGAGTGAACCAGCTGCTCAGACAGTACCTGGGCATGAGGAGCAGCCGCAGCGGCAGGTTATACAACGTCCCTGTAACTCGGGTCGGGAGGCAAAACCAACTGTGATGGGTTTCTGTTGCTCTCACAGGATCCGGCCCACGTTACCTCAACCAATCAATCATGTTTCCAGCAGCTCCCTCCAGTTTGAActgtgacatcaccaccaccaccatcatcatcgtcgtcatcaGAAGAAGAACAGACTTCGCCATCTCGCTCCACCTCTTTTTGTGTCTCTAAATAACGAGGAATGTTTTGCCCGTGGTGTCCTTCTTATTGAGCGTATTCACATGCCATCCTGTCAAATAAAAGAATAAGAGAAGTGcaattgaatatatttttgtgtgtttgtataataAAAGGGCCCAAATGAGATTGGAAAACTGGTTCGGTGCAAGGTTTGTcagatgtgacattttaaatcatgTTGAATGCACTTTCATGCATGTGTGGATGGGCCGTGTCTTTGCACTCTGTGGTTATGGGAACTATAAACTGGTGTCCAGCTCACATTAAATGGACTTATGTTTCAATATATAGGTTTCCCATTGTTAATATGGCAAGGTTTACAATCTGGCACCAAACAAATCATGTTCAGCAGACTCAGATGGAAGCAGCAAATCAGAAAACTGGAGCTGGACCAACTTGAGTCAGTGGTAAATAAGGTCGGACAGTGAGATTGCTTTAGCAGAAACTGTTCTTTATTGGTATGAGAGTCCAATATTCTGCTGAAGGAACTTAACTTATTGAAAACAATGGATGTAAAAAATAACACTGAACTCTGCaccctattaaaaaaaaaacctggctGCCATTGTTTCCTTCCAACATGTCGTTCTCCTGTTTCTGATTTTGGTCATCAAGCTGAGGAGATGAGCTGTAGGTTTGCAGGCTTCCTGTCTGTGGAGcaatactgacctctagtgttTGAGGAGCAAACATGTTCTTGGATCAATTTCTCTTTATGTCCTCAGTGATATTTTATTGAATACTTTAGATTGGATAGACTCCCTCGTTCTACTGTTTGGGTGAAACCATAAATTAGAAGATAACAAACTCAAAAATGAGGCTGATTTGTGGTTGATATATCATATTTACCATCGAAGGAACTGTACAGACTTTTTTCAGGAGGGGAGGGGTGTTGAACTTtatgttttacttttctttatttttaaataggaATACCCTTCCCTGTGTTAATAATATTTTGTCTGGACCCTCTCCTTAAGGAAACAACATTCACAGacaaataatacaattaaatattaataaatataaattgttaCAATTTGGTTTACTgctaataattaaaataacgaaagcctaaaaaaaaattataaggtTCAGCTTGAAGAACACACAGAAATttgatcttttttcttttgtaaaattaCGTGAAACTGGCAAATATTGGcacaaaaaacaaattcaatagACTTCCCCCAAATAATTTATACAATGTCCCTAAGTTACTCTGTAATTATGGAAATGAAGGAGCAGTAACTGAAATttgggaggaaaaacaaactaattttCAGTCAGTCCTCAAACATTCCTCCTCCTGGGGCTTTTTGACGAGCTGCTATTGTCACTTTGTTCTTGTAAACGTCCGGGGTCATTGGCTGTGCACTGCAGCGCAGGATGGGAGCATCAAGCACCATCTTAATGTACCATTTAACAACAGAGGAGCAGGATGAACTGTGCATGTCAACgatgatcattattattcagaaaaagattgtttctgCTCGGGTGATTGAAAAAAAGATATGGTCTTGTTCTGCCATCAAGATGTTTTTTCTCCACAAGCAAGTCACATCCCGTCTTTTGCATCTTAATAGTGTTTACTCGTGTTGGATTAAGAGATGtaataatgtatgtgtgtgtgggagagtgcagagagagtgtgtgtgtgagtgggcaaGTGTGCACGTGCATGTATGCGCTGGCTCTCTGTCAACCTCCACATACAGAAACTGACTTTGTGAATACCGTGTACATTTCAGACCACATTTATAACATTGACCATTGTTCTGAGTCTTCATACAAAGTGTGTATAGAGAAAACTACAATAAAATAGTTTGCTATTTCTCTTGTGGACTGTcatgcagaagaaaaacaacagaagttTCAAATTCTCAGTGCTTTTTAATGTGTTTGAcaagatattttcttttttttcttcttttattgctATTACAAACTCATTCTCCTAATGCTAGTCCCATTACCCCCTGACTGATAGCTTCACGGGTCAAACccatatatacagtctatggtaaaACCTCACAACACTGGTCATGTGCCGACAACACGGGCAGGAAGGAAATCCATTTCATGGAAGGAGCTTGGTTGAGTCAAACCAAATGTAGCTTATTCCTGTGAGTTTATATACCAATAAAGTGCCAAATTTCGCCCAATACACGGGCTGAAcaagacaattaaaaaaaatgtataaaatacttGTATGTAACTCAAAGCATACAATATAATGTACAGCATAACCACTGTGTAACCACTGGAAGAGAGGGTTGGAACGAAGAAAACAGCCGTAGTAGCGGCTAACAACGTGGAGCTAAAGGGGGGCAGTAATATGACCTTAGGATAAAGTACTGTACGCTTAGCACATCACATGGTCAAAGTCAGTCAACAGTTAGCGCCACCGCAGACTTCAGGTCTCGGGATCAACTTACAAAGATACATAAAACTGGATTTGCATTCTTTtagaaaagaaacagaagaggctgaaagtaaaaaaaaagatctgaaaACACGTAATAAAAGAAGAGTTGTTTTTCCCGATGGCTCTCAGGCCCGGATTTGTATCCTCCTTGATaaaagtctctctctcactcatccgtccatccaccgctctgtctctcaccctccACCCTCATCAAACAGATCTGTTTTTAGTCGGGGAAGCGCTGGCAGGCTTTTTTCCAGCGGCAGGCCGTGCACCACTGATCCTTCCGCTCCACTCCGTACACCTTGCGGCACTTTTTGGCCTCGCCGCGACCCTTCCTGCAGACGGAGAGACACAAAGCGTGAGGCTGAGCGGCAGTGTGAGAGATCAGGAAAGGAAAGGGCACTTACACACATTCATGATGTGatcaatctttaaaaaaaaagaaagtgatagAACACAGACTGATAACAGACAACGAGAGGGTCAAATCATTTTGTATATCCCCTGGTCGAGAGCatgaaatgtgattttacaGACAGACACTCACAAAGAATGAAAAGCTGGAAGAAACAGAATAAAATGCgtgaattcaaataaataaagcgTAACTCGTAAAGCTTCATTTACACTCATTGTTCAAAATGATATCCGATACTTGTCTGATGATAAATCTATGAGGCCAGCATCTCCTCATGACCAAAGTTAAAACCTTAGAGAGTACAACTTACTCCAAAATTGACTGACATGTCTGTTGATACACTTCCTAATATTAAACCTACCTTATTCTTAGTAAAAtgtatacttttacttttaaatagcTTTATGGTCTGTTCCATTCCATTTTAAGATGATGAAAGCATgtaaaggggaggaggaggaagggagccTCAACCACTAAGCAAACAGGGCTCCCTCAAAATgccacattttttaaaaatatgattcattttaattcatttgtCTCACATAACCAGACCGGTTTCCAGAGCACTGTGTCATGTCTGGCTGGAACCATTTTCATTCTGATGGGAAAACACACCAGCTCTAACCATTATTGACTGTGAGATTGCTCATTTCAATCAATCCAATTTAGAAAACAGGAGTAGACGAAAGGGTTATAATCTACATCTGCTGAGTcagaataataatgtttttatgaaaactttAGTATCTGATGATAAAAAACAGCAAGATATCTTCATTAGCTATAACCATCCACATAATATTATTATACAATAAACTATGTTTATCTATTTTTTATCTACGATTAAAGTAGAGTGGTTTCCTGAGTTGTTGA comes from Pleuronectes platessa chromosome 17, fPlePla1.1, whole genome shotgun sequence and encodes:
- the pnocb gene encoding prepronociceptin b, with protein sequence MKIPLWCLVVLLACLFTPGRSDCQGQCAACSLLLQQHQQLQQAFNTMMCLLECEGHVSASFTWEVCKRAVKLSQHPLFPEGGALFKRTGEELELTPLDLNSDSELLQDEIPLEQRSVVYDSSLLESSEDREGLQGLGLSLVDEEMKLREERNVESDSQLDVDEDDSSEAAVNLSKRFGGFQRGRHGYRKLIGSPIRPLQKRYGGFIGVRKSARKWNSQKRVNQLLRQYLGMRSSRSGRLYNVPVTRVGRQNQL